From the Acinetobacter wanghuae genome, one window contains:
- a CDS encoding PepSY domain-containing protein — MRPDAKPEGPRQSMSWLHTWASLILGWLLYAIFLTGTLSFFQNEISTWMKPEFHQSVPQPSQIEQTRVALDYLQQHHADAGSWSIQLPNSRQNVTTISVRGVDEDPRARRGGTRITLDSATGEVLEARETRGGSFLYRFHFELYGLPRMWARWIVGIATLLMLVAIISGVITHKKIFKDFFTFRPGKGQRSWLDAHNATAVFALPFHIMITFSGLLLLLFTIMPWGVNQIYENRGAFLQEQRKSLIQDNGNKAESKEGRDERGGMSARGDGEERGLRNSEGHAERGNMQARGDHAEGRQERSKGEGRPRGKNEHAAMNVRGDGEGRRGRDEGRRERPAALTDFEPIFATAQKEWPKNEVATITIIKPNTSKAEIELKALNGVSVAYRNVYPSLAFNGVNGELKTDQTVFKTPSVANGIYNVFTSLHEARGVDLALRWLLFMSGVVGTLMIATGLILWCIKRAPQQQKQGYKSFGYRLVEVTNIAAIIGLPIACAAYFYANRFIPADMAMRLNWEIRSFFIVWALVLVYAIIRNHRQAWLELLAFATIAFALLPIVNVLTGGQALWNTITNGQWMIASFDLAMWVMALIFLFAFKRVKSHKGLATKKGKVAIEESVS; from the coding sequence ATGAGACCCGATGCAAAACCAGAAGGTCCACGCCAATCGATGTCATGGCTACATACATGGGCAAGTCTAATTTTAGGTTGGCTGTTGTATGCCATCTTTTTAACAGGCACTTTAAGCTTTTTCCAAAATGAAATTAGTACATGGATGAAGCCAGAATTTCATCAATCTGTGCCTCAACCCTCTCAAATTGAACAAACCCGTGTTGCATTAGACTACTTACAACAACATCATGCCGATGCAGGCAGTTGGTCAATTCAACTCCCCAATTCTCGTCAAAATGTGACAACAATTAGTGTGCGTGGTGTCGACGAAGACCCACGTGCACGTCGCGGTGGCACGCGAATTACCCTTGATAGTGCAACAGGTGAAGTATTAGAAGCTCGCGAAACACGTGGCGGTAGCTTCTTGTATCGTTTTCATTTTGAATTGTATGGCTTACCGCGCATGTGGGCACGCTGGATTGTGGGTATCGCAACTTTACTCATGTTGGTTGCCATCATTAGTGGTGTCATTACCCATAAGAAAATTTTTAAAGATTTCTTCACCTTCCGCCCTGGTAAGGGGCAACGCTCATGGCTCGATGCACATAATGCGACTGCTGTATTTGCACTCCCCTTCCATATCATGATTACTTTCAGTGGTTTATTATTACTTCTATTTACGATCATGCCTTGGGGGGTCAACCAGATTTATGAGAATCGCGGTGCATTTTTACAAGAGCAACGTAAAAGCCTGATTCAAGACAATGGCAACAAAGCTGAATCGAAGGAAGGTCGTGATGAACGCGGTGGCATGTCTGCGCGTGGTGACGGCGAAGAACGTGGCTTACGTAATAGCGAAGGTCACGCTGAACGTGGGAATATGCAAGCACGCGGTGATCATGCAGAAGGTCGTCAAGAACGTTCTAAAGGTGAAGGTCGCCCACGTGGAAAAAACGAACATGCTGCTATGAATGTACGTGGTGACGGTGAAGGCAGACGTGGTCGTGACGAAGGTCGTCGTGAACGCCCTGCAGCATTGACAGATTTCGAACCGATTTTTGCAACGGCGCAAAAAGAATGGCCTAAAAATGAAGTCGCAACCATCACCATTATTAAACCAAATACGAGTAAAGCAGAAATCGAGCTGAAAGCGCTAAATGGTGTCAGTGTTGCCTATCGTAATGTTTACCCAAGCTTAGCGTTCAATGGCGTAAATGGTGAATTGAAGACCGATCAAACTGTATTCAAAACCCCTTCTGTCGCCAATGGCATTTATAACGTCTTTACCTCGTTGCATGAAGCACGTGGCGTTGACTTAGCCTTACGTTGGTTACTGTTTATGTCAGGTGTAGTGGGCACCTTAATGATTGCAACAGGCTTGATTTTATGGTGTATCAAACGTGCGCCACAACAGCAGAAGCAAGGCTATAAATCATTTGGTTACCGTCTGGTGGAAGTCACAAACATTGCCGCCATTATCGGTTTACCGATCGCATGTGCTGCATATTTCTACGCCAATCGTTTCATTCCTGCGGATATGGCGATGCGTCTAAATTGGGAAATCCGAAGCTTCTTTATCGTCTGGGCATTGGTATTGGTTTATGCAATTATCCGAAATCATCGTCAAGCATGGTTAGAACTTTTAGCCTTTGCAACGATTGCTTTTGCACTCCTCCCCATTGTAAATGTCTTAACAGGTGGGCAAGCCCTTTGGAATACCATAACGAATGGTCAATGGATGATTGCCTCTTTTGATCTTGCAATGTGGGTCATGGCACTCATCTTCTTATTTGCATTCAAACGAGTGAAAAGTCATAAAGGCTTGGCTACGAAGAAAGGTAAAGTGGCGATAGAGGAGTCTGTATCATGA
- a CDS encoding HAD-IA family hydrolase: MQILIQDQPFEKIEFQAVLFDLDGTLVESTGLIRDILSHWAVEQGLDADAVLNFSHGKRTQDIVANFIHDESCSLHYQKLTEKFLAASVHTQAIQAAATFIQVLNQHHVPWAVVSSSERELIFARMQAADLPMPEYVVAAEDIVQGKPNPEGYLNGAKLLHIPLEQCVVFEDSAAGIQAAQAAGAQVIVVGAEDAAYTHISDFGQIKYLD, encoded by the coding sequence ATGCAGATTTTAATTCAAGATCAGCCGTTTGAGAAAATTGAATTTCAAGCGGTGTTATTTGATTTAGATGGTACTTTGGTTGAATCAACAGGGCTCATTAGAGATATTTTATCGCACTGGGCGGTTGAGCAAGGTTTAGATGCTGACGCTGTATTGAACTTTTCGCATGGCAAGCGGACTCAAGATATTGTGGCGAACTTTATTCACGATGAATCTTGTTCGTTGCATTATCAAAAGTTAACCGAGAAATTTTTAGCAGCATCAGTTCATACGCAAGCCATTCAAGCTGCTGCAACATTTATTCAGGTTTTAAATCAACATCATGTACCTTGGGCAGTGGTCAGTTCTTCTGAACGCGAGTTGATTTTTGCACGTATGCAAGCAGCAGATTTACCGATGCCAGAATATGTGGTCGCAGCGGAAGATATTGTTCAGGGGAAACCCAATCCCGAAGGTTATTTAAACGGGGCGAAGCTACTTCATATCCCGCTTGAGCAATGTGTAGTGTTTGAAGATTCAGCAGCAGGTATTCAGGCAGCACAGGCCGCTGGTGCTCAAGTTATTGTTGTGGGTGCTGAAGACGCTGCATATACGCATATCTCAGACTTTGGTCAGATCAAATATCTGGACTAA
- a CDS encoding YncE family protein produces MGLSACSIGSIHAASATPIQPANTQQVFFVGNNWDGTVTVIRSGGDFSKVGVINMIPDRKERLKEIHLNPIQLIAYTYIQATAGQGNDQLVDDMYSTPDGQSVVASRPSFADVVSINIKTGKINWRSKVEGFRADHMAVSPDGQRVAVSASSGNVVHVLDINTGKELGRFPTGDKPHENIYFAGGNKILNSSIGNVETPLDASWQDFTKGKRMITIADANNYSVLKKIDFRPALDKFGRKDLSNSVRPMVFSNDETKLYAQVSFFNGLVEYDLINDKVTRIGQLPGSTKIPKDRTKWVNDSRHHGLSISADGEKLCVAGTMDDYATIVDRKTLQAGKLIPAGKPYWATRSPDGKSCLISESDTDVVTVIDFATGNKVLSVPVGNHPQRVRLGYAPADWSTK; encoded by the coding sequence ATGGGGCTATCCGCTTGCAGTATTGGGTCGATTCATGCCGCTTCAGCAACCCCAATACAACCTGCAAATACGCAACAAGTCTTTTTTGTCGGAAATAACTGGGATGGTACAGTCACGGTGATTCGATCTGGCGGTGATTTTTCTAAAGTAGGTGTCATTAATATGATTCCTGATCGAAAAGAACGCTTAAAAGAAATTCATCTAAATCCAATTCAGCTGATTGCCTACACCTATATTCAAGCGACTGCTGGACAGGGTAATGATCAGTTGGTCGATGATATGTATTCAACTCCAGATGGTCAGTCGGTTGTGGCATCTCGTCCAAGTTTTGCCGATGTTGTATCGATTAATATTAAGACAGGAAAAATAAACTGGCGTAGCAAGGTTGAAGGTTTCCGTGCTGATCATATGGCAGTCTCACCAGATGGTCAGCGTGTGGCTGTATCGGCATCCTCAGGTAATGTCGTTCATGTGTTAGATATCAATACAGGGAAGGAATTGGGACGTTTTCCAACAGGCGACAAACCACATGAAAATATTTACTTTGCGGGCGGGAATAAAATCTTAAATTCGTCGATTGGTAATGTTGAAACACCATTAGATGCATCTTGGCAAGATTTCACCAAGGGTAAGCGCATGATCACGATTGCAGATGCCAATAATTATAGCGTGTTAAAGAAAATTGATTTTCGTCCTGCACTAGACAAGTTTGGTCGTAAAGATTTATCTAATTCAGTACGCCCAATGGTCTTTAGCAATGATGAAACCAAACTGTATGCACAAGTTTCATTTTTCAATGGCTTGGTCGAATACGACTTAATCAATGATAAAGTGACACGTATTGGTCAATTACCGGGCAGCACTAAAATTCCGAAAGATCGCACCAAATGGGTTAATGACTCACGTCATCATGGTTTATCTATCAGCGCTGATGGAGAAAAACTCTGTGTTGCAGGCACAATGGATGACTATGCCACCATTGTCGATCGTAAAACCCTGCAAGCTGGAAAATTGATTCCCGCAGGAAAACCCTATTGGGCAACCCGTAGTCCAGATGGCAAAAGCTGCTTAATTTCAGAAAGTGATACGGATGTTGTGACCGTGATTGATTTTGCTACAGGCAATAAAGTGTTGAGCGTGCCTGTTGGAAATCATCCACAACGCGTACGTTTGGGTTATGCACCAGCAGATTGGTCTACAAAATAA
- a CDS encoding DUF3325 domain-containing protein, giving the protein MMFFLLIWSITSLGFFALAASMQKHQKQIFGQILAAPKTRLATILGWIILAVALGLCAITGALSNMISYWVGSLSFAAILVGLSLSYAQNKIKLIVIACAVVALITGIMCSI; this is encoded by the coding sequence ATGATGTTCTTTTTACTGATTTGGTCTATTACCTCGCTTGGATTCTTTGCACTAGCAGCATCTATGCAAAAACATCAAAAACAAATATTTGGACAAATATTAGCTGCCCCTAAAACCCGACTTGCCACAATTTTGGGTTGGATCATTTTAGCCGTTGCTTTAGGACTTTGTGCTATCACTGGTGCACTTAGTAATATGATCAGTTATTGGGTCGGTAGCTTGAGTTTTGCTGCCATTTTGGTAGGACTAAGTCTGAGCTACGCGCAAAACAAAATTAAACTTATTGTCATTGCGTGTGCGGTGGTTGCACTCATCACTGGAATCATGTGCAGTATTTAA
- a CDS encoding LLM class flavin-dependent oxidoreductase: protein MAIKALWYLSTADGQYPWMSEGFYPVDFQRYKKLAQTIDQGGFYGALVATWPNDPLTSASSVAGSTENMKFLVAEYAGLTPAKLLAEQALTFEKFHGSRLLFNHINGTPQRIGTYGVDLTPETRYALGQSYWEEFQTHYNKGNKSLFPNTDFTIEPTTPNGIPLWGTGDSAAGIQHAGQVVNVYLLMIRELHRVKDQFSRAVAAAKDNGRTFSDLGALTSVTVRTSQAEAEKQFYQIFEKTGAELLKQKLDVSIKRKTGGEQSIHDFKAPDAQRQEWVDYIRKGQLPPLESLRLEDNLFAGMSAWSSLDIFGFASSAAYLVGSPENIAAQVETYHKEAGLSALIMSGWPLIEEAEYTAKLLLPLLKDIGE, encoded by the coding sequence ATGGCGATTAAAGCATTATGGTATTTGAGCACTGCGGATGGGCAATACCCGTGGATGTCTGAAGGGTTTTATCCAGTTGATTTTCAGCGCTATAAAAAATTAGCTCAGACCATTGATCAAGGCGGATTTTATGGTGCTTTGGTTGCAACATGGCCGAACGATCCTTTAACCTCGGCATCGTCTGTCGCGGGTTCTACCGAAAATATGAAGTTTTTGGTGGCTGAATATGCAGGGTTAACCCCCGCTAAACTTTTAGCAGAACAAGCCCTGACCTTTGAGAAATTCCATGGCAGCCGTTTGTTGTTTAATCATATTAATGGTACGCCACAGCGTATTGGTACCTATGGGGTCGACTTAACACCTGAGACGCGTTATGCACTCGGTCAAAGTTACTGGGAAGAATTCCAAACCCATTATAACAAAGGCAATAAATCACTGTTCCCGAACACAGATTTTACCATTGAACCGACAACACCAAATGGTATTCCGCTTTGGGGCACAGGAGATTCCGCAGCAGGTATTCAACATGCAGGGCAAGTGGTCAACGTATACTTACTGATGATTCGTGAATTGCATCGTGTGAAAGATCAATTCTCACGTGCTGTTGCGGCAGCCAAAGATAATGGTCGTACATTTAGTGACTTGGGTGCATTGACCAGTGTCACTGTACGTACATCACAAGCTGAAGCTGAAAAACAGTTCTATCAAATTTTTGAAAAAACTGGCGCTGAATTGTTGAAGCAAAAATTAGATGTATCCATCAAACGTAAAACGGGTGGTGAGCAAAGTATTCATGACTTTAAAGCACCCGATGCGCAGCGCCAAGAATGGGTGGATTACATCCGTAAAGGTCAGTTGCCACCGCTTGAATCGTTACGTTTAGAAGATAATTTATTTGCCGGCATGAGTGCTTGGTCATCGTTGGACATTTTCGGGTTTGCATCTTCAGCAGCATATTTGGTCGGTAGCCCTGAAAATATCGCAGCACAAGTCGAAACTTATCATAAAGAAGCCGGTTTAAGCGCCTTAATTATGTCGGGCTGGCCTCTGATTGAAGAAGCAGAATATACCGCGAAGTTGCTCTTGCCCTTGTTAAAAGACATTGGTGAATAA